The following are encoded together in the Phaseolus vulgaris cultivar G19833 chromosome 9, P. vulgaris v2.0, whole genome shotgun sequence genome:
- the LOC137820575 gene encoding transmembrane 9 superfamily member 10-like has protein sequence MARELLARNLGLWISVCLLLLVRVHFGTCFYLPGVAPEDFHKGDLLRVKVNKLSSTKTQLPYSYYSLPYCHPDHIVDSAENLGEVLRGDRIENSPYVFKMREPQMCNVVCRLTLDEKSAKEFKEKIDDEYRVNMILDNLPLVVPLRRPDHESSLVYLHGFLVGLKGQYAGNKDEKHFVHNHLTFIVKYHRDPVTETSRIVGFEVKPFSVKHGYEGEWDNGTRLTTCDPHAKKLVSGSELPQEVEDKKEIIFTYDVEFQESNLKWASRWDSYLLMADDQIHWFSIVNSLMIVLFLSGMVAMIMLRTLYRDISKYNQLETQEEAQEESGWKLVHGDVFRSPSNSDLLCVYVGTGVQFFGMILVTMIFAALGFLSPSNRGGLMTAMLLLWVLMGLGGGYSSGRLYKMFKGPEWKKIALKTAFMFPAIAFSIFFVLNALIWGQRSSGAVPFGTMFALVFLWFGISVPLVFLGGHFGYKTPLAEDPVKTNKIARQIPDQPWYMNSVFSVLIGGILPFGAVFIELFFILTSIWLHQFYYIFGFLFIVFIILIVTCAEITIVLCYFQLCSEDYHWWWRSYLTSGSSALYLFLYAAFYFFTKLEITKPVSGVLYFGYMLLLSYGFFVVTGTIGFYSCFWFIKLIYSSVKID, from the exons ATGGCGAGAGAGCTTCTCGCACGCAATCTGGGTCTATGGATCTCTGTGTGTTTGCTGCTACTTGTTCGTGTCCATTTCGGAACTTGTTTTTACCTTCCTGGTGTTGCACCCGAGGATTTCCATAAG GGGGATCTGTTGAGGGTGAAAGTGAACAAACTATCTTCCACAAAAACACAGCTTCCTTACTCCTACTATTCACTGCCTTATTGTCATCCAGATCACATTGTTGACAGTGCAGAGAATCTTGGGGAAGTCCTTAGGGGTGACCGAATAGAAAACTCTCCTTACGTG TTCAAAATGAGAGAACCCCAGATGTGCAATGTTGTTTGTCGGCTAACTCTCGATGAAAAATCAGCCAAAGAGTTCAAGGAAAAGATAGATGATGAATATCGAGTTAACAT GATTTTAGACAATCTTCCTTTGGTTGTCCCACTAAGACGACCTGACCATGAGTCTTCGTTGGTGTATCTGCATGGCTTCCTCGTTGGCCTTAAAGGACAGTATGCTGGT AACAAGGATGAAAAGCATTTTGTCCACAACCACTTAACATTTATAGTTAAGTATCACAGAGATCCAGTGACAGAGACTTCGAGGATTGTAGGCTTTGAGGTTAAGCCTTTCAG CGTAAAGCATGGATATGAAGGTGAATGGGATAATGGCACGCGCTTAACTACATGTGATCCTCATGCAAAAAAGTTAGTCTCAGGCTCTGAGCTTCCTCAAGAGGTTGAAGACAAAAAGGAGATTATTTTTACCTATGATGTTGAGTTCCAG GAGAGTAATTTGAAGTGGGCATCTCGCTGGGATTCCTATCTACTGATGGCTGATGATCAAATTCATTGGTTTTCGATTGTTAATTCTTTAATGATTGTACTTTTCCTATCGGGCATGGTGGCTATGATAATGTTGAGGACACTTTACCGAGATATCTCTAAGTACAATCAATTAGAGACTCAGGAAGAAGCTCAGGAAGAGTCAGGGTGGAAGCTTGTTCATGGGGATGTTTTCAGGTCTCCTTCCAACTCAGATCTACTATGTGTATATGTTGGAACTGGTGTTCAATTTTTTGGAATGATTCTTGTCACCATGATCTTTGCCGCACTTGGATTCTTGTCTCCCTCAAACAGAGGGGGGTTAATGACTGCCATGCTCTTGCTCTGGGTCCTTATGGGACTGGGTGGTGGCTATTCTTCAGGGCGTCTTTACAAAATGTTCAAGGGACCAGAATGGAAAAAAATTGCTCTCAAGACAGCCTTTATGTTTCCTGCCATTgctttttcaattttctttgtGCTAAATGCTCTAATCTGGGGCCAGAGGTCTTCTGGGGCTGTCCCATTTGGTACAATGTTTGCTCTTGTATTCTTATGGTTTGGCATCTCAGTCCCACTTGTGTTTCTTGGTGGTCACTTTGGTTATAAAACGCCATTGGCTGAGGATCCTGTAAAGACAAACAAGATTGCTAGGCAGATCCCAGACCAGCCTTGGTACATGAACTCAGTCTTTTCTGTTCTAATAGGAGGCATACTCCCATTTGGTGCTGTCTTCATTGAGCTTTTCTTCATTCTCACGTCAATCTGGTTAcatcaattttattatatatttggtTTCCTGTTCATTGTGTTCATCATCCTCATTGTTACTTGTGCTGAGATCACAATAGTTCTCTGCTACTTCCAGCTGTGTAGTGAGGACTACCATTGGTGGTGGAGGTCATATCTGACTTCTGGTTCCTCTGCCCTCTACCTTTTCCTGTATGCTGCATTTTACTTTTTCACAAAGCTTGAGATCACAAAACCAGTATCTGGAGTCTTGTATTTTGGATACATGCTGCTTCTTTCATATGGATTCTTCGTGGTGACTGGCACAATTGGTTTCTATTCATGCTTCTGGTTCATAAAACTAATCTACTCATCAGTGAAAATTGACTGA